The following are encoded together in the Chaetodon auriga isolate fChaAug3 chromosome 4, fChaAug3.hap1, whole genome shotgun sequence genome:
- the cabp2a gene encoding calcium-binding protein 2a isoform X1: protein MTDTKSVSSVEAPEGKLMKKGSIKKKIESLRRWSSASIKRPPKQKAKTLSLSSPVGDPDDLWLQEGDRRKLRPIVDSVFGQGESPVEGSGAPLSAAMLGGQGGAGEVDTDDEEEGGMEQEFDEPLCALVKNCNMLHNLVGPACIFLRQGFAQSQLDRDLRPEEMEELREAFREFDKDKDGFISCKDLGECMRTMGYMPTEMELIELSQQICGGRVDFEDFVELMGPKMLAETADMIGVKELRDAFKEFDSDGDGQISLGELREAMKKLMGEQLNHREIDEILRDVDLNGDGQVDFEEFVRMMSR, encoded by the exons ATGACCGACACGAAAAGCGTATCATCCGTGGAGGCGCCAGAGGGGAAGTTAATGAAAAAG GGTtccatcaagaagaagattgagtCATTGAGGCGATGGAGTTCAGCTAGTATAAAGCGGCCTCCAAAGCAGAAGGCCAAGACCTTGAGTCTGTCTTCCCCCGTGGGAGACCCCGATGACCTCTGGCTGcaagagggagacaggaggaagCTGCGACCCATCGTTGACTCTGTCTTTGGACAG GGGGAGTCACCTGTAGAAGGAAGCGGCGCCCCATTATCTGCCGCCATGCTGGGCGGCCAGGGTGGTGCAGGTGAGGTGGACAcggatgatgaggaggaaggagggatggagcaGGAGTTCGATGAGCCCCTGTGCGCTCTGGTCAAGAACTGCAACATGCTGCACAACTTAGTGGGGCCTGCTTGTATCTTCCTCAGACAGGGCTTCGCTCAGAGCCAGCTT GACAGAGATCTTCGTCCAGAGGAGATGGAAG AGCTGCGTGAGGCATTCAGGGAGTTTGATAAAGACAAGGATGGTTTTATCAGCTGTAAGGACTTGGGCGAGTGCATGAGGACCATGGGATACATGCCAACAGAGATGGAATTGATAGAACTCAGCCAGCAGATAT GTGGCGGCAGAGTGGACTTTGAGGACTTTGTGGAACTGATGGGTCCCAAGATGCTTGCTGAGACTGCAGACATGATTGGTGTCAAGGAGTTGAGGGACGCCTTCAAAGAG tttgactCTGATGGCGATGGTCAGATCAGCCTTGGGGAGCTGAGGGAAGCCATGAAGAAGCTAATGGGGGAGCAGCTGAACCACCGCGAGATCGACGAGATCCTTCGTGACGTAGACCTCAACGGGGACGGACAGGTGGACTTTGAAG AGTTTGTGCGAATGATGTCTCGCTGA
- the cabp2a gene encoding calcium-binding protein 2a isoform X2, whose translation MGNINKASKKNSKRKKGESPVEGSGAPLSAAMLGGQGGAGEVDTDDEEEGGMEQEFDEPLCALVKNCNMLHNLVGPACIFLRQGFAQSQLDRDLRPEEMEELREAFREFDKDKDGFISCKDLGECMRTMGYMPTEMELIELSQQICGGRVDFEDFVELMGPKMLAETADMIGVKELRDAFKEFDSDGDGQISLGELREAMKKLMGEQLNHREIDEILRDVDLNGDGQVDFEEFVRMMSR comes from the exons ATGGGAAACATCAACAAAGCTTCTAAAAAGAACAGTAAAAGGAAGAAG GGGGAGTCACCTGTAGAAGGAAGCGGCGCCCCATTATCTGCCGCCATGCTGGGCGGCCAGGGTGGTGCAGGTGAGGTGGACAcggatgatgaggaggaaggagggatggagcaGGAGTTCGATGAGCCCCTGTGCGCTCTGGTCAAGAACTGCAACATGCTGCACAACTTAGTGGGGCCTGCTTGTATCTTCCTCAGACAGGGCTTCGCTCAGAGCCAGCTT GACAGAGATCTTCGTCCAGAGGAGATGGAAG AGCTGCGTGAGGCATTCAGGGAGTTTGATAAAGACAAGGATGGTTTTATCAGCTGTAAGGACTTGGGCGAGTGCATGAGGACCATGGGATACATGCCAACAGAGATGGAATTGATAGAACTCAGCCAGCAGATAT GTGGCGGCAGAGTGGACTTTGAGGACTTTGTGGAACTGATGGGTCCCAAGATGCTTGCTGAGACTGCAGACATGATTGGTGTCAAGGAGTTGAGGGACGCCTTCAAAGAG tttgactCTGATGGCGATGGTCAGATCAGCCTTGGGGAGCTGAGGGAAGCCATGAAGAAGCTAATGGGGGAGCAGCTGAACCACCGCGAGATCGACGAGATCCTTCGTGACGTAGACCTCAACGGGGACGGACAGGTGGACTTTGAAG AGTTTGTGCGAATGATGTCTCGCTGA
- the LOC143319770 gene encoding prostaglandin D2 receptor 2-like yields the protein MSNTTLTLDALEGQLICPQLQMMRNHRLNNNTEANLVVVCIHGLVSCLGILENALILWVVGFRLRRRTVASVWVLNLAMSDFLTTLTLPLFTLYLDSSHSWELGSPLCKIQASIFFLNMFVSAFLLAAISLDRCLLVAKPVWSQNHRSVAGAWKVCLLGWLWAAINTLPYFLFRSVTKKEDGRKLCYHNFALYSSSQATLERDCNVRQAATAISKLLLAFLVPLVVIAGSYILIGLSLRNRNRRRKQNANRIIDALSVSNKDGASGATNTPTTTKKSNMFLKPLASSPPLSLTTTTLSPSTSNQINNSQLSQSFTKMVTFVIAAFALCWAPYHIFCIIEVTAQYRSKNVDLVEVGLPIATTFAFLNPVLNPILYAFSCPNFCVRIRQSLGAVFDGLVEERGGLLMVPGRSLRAHIRRKSSRDISL from the coding sequence ATGTCAAACACAACCTTGACCCTAGATGCCTTGGAGGGACAGCTGATCTGCCCCCAGCTACAGATGATGAGGAACCACCgcctcaacaacaacacagaggccAATTTGGTGGTGGTCTGCATCCATGGTCTGGTATCTTGCCTGGGGATTTTGGAGAACGCCTTGATCCTCTGGGTGGTGGGCTTCCGCCTGCGGCGCCGCACTGTGGCCTCTGTCTGGGTGCTCAACCTGGCCATGTCTGACTTCCTGACAACCCTGACACTGcccctcttcaccctctaccTTGACTCCTCACATAGCTGGGAGCTTGGCAGCCCACTTTGCAAAATACAGGCATCCATCTTCTTCTTGAACATGTTTGTTTCAGCCTTCCTGCTGGCAGCCATTTCACTGGACCGCTGCCTTCTGGTAGCCAAGCCAGTGTGGAGCCAGAACCACCGCTCAGTGGCAGGAGCATGGAAGGTGTGTCTATTGGGTTGGCTGTGGGCAGCAATTAATACATTACCTTACTTCCTGTTCCGCTCAGTGACTAAGAAAGAAGATGGGAGGAAACTGTGTTATCATAATTTTGCCTTGTATTCATCCTCTCAAGCCACTCTGGAGAGAGATTGCAACGTGAGGCAGGCAGCAACAGCCATCTCCAAGTTGCTGCTAGCATTCCTGGTCCCCCTGGTGGTGATCGCAGGAAGCTACATTCTAATTGGTCTCAGCCTGAGGaacaggaacagaaggaggaagcaGAATGCCAATAGAATCATTGATGCACTTAGTGTGTCAAACAAAGATGGTGCATCAGGAGCTACAAATACCCCAACAACCACAAAAAAGAGTAATATGTTTCTCAAGCCTCTGGCTTCCAGTCCACCTTTATCCCTGACAACTACAACCTTGTCCCCTTCTACCTCCAATCAGATCAATAACAGCCAGCTGTCCCAGAGTTTCACCAAAATGGTGACGTTTGTGATTGCAGCATTTGCACTGTGCTGGGCTCCTTATCACATCTTCTGCATAATCGAAGTAACAGCCCAGTACAGGAGCAAAAATGTCGACCTAGTGGAGGTGGGGCTGCCCATAGCTACAACCTTTGCATTCTTGAATCCAGTGCTGAACCCCATTCTGTATGCCTTCAGCTGCCCAAACTTCTGTGTCAGAATTCGACAGAGTCTGGGTGCAGTGTTTGATGGTCTGGTAGAAGAGAGAGGGGGTTTACTGATGGTGCCAGGGAGAAGTTTAAGAGCACATATTAGGAGAAAGAGCAGTCGAGATATAAGCCTTTGA